One Numenius arquata chromosome 9, bNumArq3.hap1.1, whole genome shotgun sequence DNA window includes the following coding sequences:
- the KCNMB2 gene encoding calcium-activated potassium channel subunit beta-2 isoform X2 codes for MRGENSLSDPIEISILGTAAPLLLRSFHRPTAASKANTGQPSKMFIWTSGRSSTSYRHDEKRNIYQKIRDHDLLDKRKTVTALKAGEDRAILLGLAMMVCSIMMFFLLGITLLRSYMQSVWTEEAQCSLLNASITETFNCSFSCGPDCWKISQYPCLQVYVNLTSSGQKLLLYHTEETMKINSECSYIPKCGKNYEESMSLVNVVMENFRKYQRFSCFYDPEGVQKNVILTKLYSSNVLFHSLFWPTCMMIGGVAIVAMVKLTQYLSLLCERIQRINR; via the exons GTCTTTCCATCGTCCCACTGCAGCAAGCAAAGCCAACACTGGGCAACCCTCTAAAATGTTTATTTGGACCAGTGGCCGGAGCTCTACATCTTACAGACATGATGAGAAAAG aaatatttaccaaaaaatcAGGGATCACGACCTACTGGACAAAAGGAAAACAGTCACCGCCCTAAAAGCCGGAGAAGACCGGGCCATACTCCTCGGGCTGGCCATGATGGTGTGCTCTATCATGATGTTCTTCCTCCTGGGAATCACCCTGCTGCGGTCTTACATGCAAAG tGTCTGGACAGAAGAGGCTCAGTGCTCGCTTCTCAACGCATCCATCACGGAAACCTTCAACTGCTCATTTAGCTGCGGTCCAGACTGCTGGAAAATCTCTCAGTACCCCTGCCTCCAGGTGTACGTTAATCTCACCTCTTCTGGCCAGAAGCTTCTGCTCTACCACACTGAGgaaacaatgaaaattaattccGAG TGTTCCTACATACCCAAGTGTGGCAAGAATTACGAGGAATCCATGTCGCTGGTGAACGTCGTGATGGAAAACTTCAGAAAGTACCAACGCTTCTCCTGCTTCTACGACCCTGAAGGTGTGCAGAAGAACGTGATATTAACCAAACTGTACAGCTCCAACGTGCTGTTCCACTCCCTCTTCTGGCCCACCTGCATGATGATCGGCGGGGTGGCCATCGTCGCCATGGTCAAGCTGACTCAGTACCTTTCCCTCCTCTGCGAGAGAATCCAAAGGATCAACAGATAA